Proteins from a genomic interval of Lolium perenne isolate Kyuss_39 chromosome 1, Kyuss_2.0, whole genome shotgun sequence:
- the LOC127311137 gene encoding uncharacterized protein yields MFTNPERQVERTGRGGTPRDQYLQDLVTQFQDSTDEDCKERIVANLSNFAYDPYNYAFMRQLNILELFLDCITESNERLVEFGVGGICNSCVDPANASVINRCGGIPLVVQCLSSPVRNTVIYALGALYYLCNPSTKKEILKPDVLRVIRDYSAAGAVNSSFSNLANAFLDKHVNS; encoded by the exons ATGTTCACGAACCCAGAGCGCCAGGTCGAGCGCACCGGCCGTGGTGGCACTCCGAGAGACCAGTACCTTCAG GATCTCGTGACCCAGTTCCAGGACTCCACGGATGAAG ATTGCAAGGAGAGGATAGTCGCAAACTTGTCAAATTTCGCATATGACCCTTATAACTACGCCTTTATGCGCCAG CTGAATATTCTCGAGCTGTTCTTGGACTGCATTACGGAGTCAAATGAAAGGCTTGTTGAGTTTGGTGTTGGTGGAATATGTAATTCCTGCGTTG ATCCAGCGAATGCTTCAGTAATTAATCGATGTGGTGGAATCCCATTGGTTGTACAATGCTTATCTAGCCCAGTTAGGAATACT GTTATTTATGCACTTGGAGCCTTGTACTACTTATGCAACCCTTCGACAAAGAAAGAGATTTTGAAACCGGACGTCCTTCGGGTGATAAGAGACTATTCTGCAGCTGGAGCTGTCAACAGCAGCTTCAGCAATCTGGCAAATGCATTCCTGGACAAGCACGTCAACTCGTGA
- the LOC127334895 gene encoding uncharacterized protein, producing the protein MSLRHRSTSPRAPLHLRRDASPQPLERLLPRVRTRPNETFYTEIQSGEERIGLGTFETAHEAVRAYDAVAWCLGHSRRSMNFSDVWTRQQGEALAPPPPTVMREARQQQRELEQRLVIAERDKRMRLEWAQSFSEAVAVEVAFYAGEGKSSTRENELLV; encoded by the coding sequence ATGTCGCTTCGCCACCGCTCCACCTCACCTCGCGCGCCGCTCCACCTCCGCCGTGATGCCTCCCCGCAGCCGCTCGAGCGCCTGCTACCGCGGGTGCGCACACGTCCGAACGAGACATTCTACACCGAGATCCAGAGCGGCGAGGAGCGCATTGGGCTCGGCACGTTCGAGACGGCGCACGAGGCGGTGCGCGCGTACGATGCGGTCGCCTGGTGCCTCGGCCACTCTCGTAGGTCCATGAACTTCTCCGACGTCTGGACGCGGCAGCAGGGGGAagccctcgcgccaccgccgccaaCCGTCATGCGGGAGGCAAGGCAGCAGCAGCGTGAGCTCGAACAACGCCTCGTCATCGCCGAGCGGGACAAGCGCATGCGCCTCGAGTGGGCCCAAAGCTTCTCAGAGGCTGTGGCCGTGGAGGTCGCCTTCTACGCTGGAGAAGGAAAATCATCTACTCGGGAAAACGAATTATTGGTCTGA